The DNA window GAGGAGATCGTCCACCCGGACGACAGGGCGCGTGTGAGGGACGAAATCGAGGAATGCCGGAAACGCAACGCGGAGGAGTACGCCCAGGAGTACCGCATCGTCACGGCGGACGGCGAGATCCGCTGGGTCTCGGACAAGACCTCGGTGGTCCGCGACGAGGCCGGGCGGCGGATCTATAACCAGGGCGTGCTGGTGGACTTCACCGAGAGCAAGCGGGCCCAGGAGGCCCTCGCCGCCAGCGAATTCAAGTTTCGCCGGACCATCGAGGGCGCGGCCGAGGGGTACCTGCTCATGGACCGGGACCTGGTGGTCCGCGAGGTCAACGACGCCTATTGCCGCATGCTCGGCTTTGACTGCGAGGATTTGGTGGGGCGGCGGCTCCGGGATTTCGCCACCCTGGAATATCAGCGCTTCCTGGAGTCCAATTCCGAAGCCCCTCGGGACGGGGCCCAGCGGCGGTTCGAAGGGGCCATGGGCCACCGCGACGGGCACATGGTGCCGGTCCTGGTCAACGCCAACGTCTTGCTCGACGCGGACGGCGGCTTTTTGGGGCATGTGGCCTTCGTGGCCGATTTGACCGAACAGAAAAAGGCCTTGAATCTGGCCGCCGAGGTGCAGAAGGGGCTGCTGCCGCGCAACGCTCCGCGTATTTCCGGCCTGGACGTGGCCGGGCGGTCCGTGCCGAGCGAACTCACGGGCGGCGATTATTTCGACTATTTCGAAGAGCCGGACCCGGATCGGCCGATACTGTCCGTGACTGTGGGCGACATTTCGGGCCACGGCGTGGATGCGGCCCTGCTCATGACCACGGCCCGGGGATTTTTGCGTATGCGCGCGGGCCAGCCGGGCAATCCCGGCCAGATTGTCACCGAGATGAACCGTCATCTGGCCGAGGACCTGTACGGCTCGGGCCGGTTCATGACCCTGTTCTTCCTCCGTCTGGACCCGGCCGGGGCCAAGGCCCAGTGGGTCCGGGCGGGCCACGACCCGGCGTTGATCTACTGCCCGGTCCATGACGTCTTCACCGTGTTGGGAACCGACGCCGGGTTGCCCCTGGGAGTCCTGCGCGACACGCGCTACCGCGAGGAATCGGGCGACCTGCTGCCCGGCCAGATCATCGCCATCGGCACGGATGGCATCTGGGAGGCGCGCAACGCGGACGGCGAGATGTTCGGCAAGGCGCGGTTCAAGGCGATCCTGCGCCAACAGGCCGGGAACGACGCCCAGGCTATCCTGGACGCGGTCTTCGAGGCGGTGCGTTGCTTCGTCGGGGAGGCCGGGGTCGCGGACGACGTCACGCTGGTCGTCATTAAATACGGAGGCACGTCATGAGATGGCTTTCCCGCGTCTGTGTCTCGGTCTGCCTGGCCGTGATCCTGTCTTTCTCCTCGGCCGGTGCGGCCGAACTGGGCTTGGTGGGGGAGTCCTGGAAGGGCGACCTGCCCCAGATTATCGAGAGTCACCGGGCCATTCGCGTGCTGGTGGTCTACAATCGGACCAATTTCTTCATGAAGGAAGGGGTCATGCGTGGCCTTGAGGCGGATATGATGCGGGCCTACGAGGAGCATCTGGCCAAGGTCTACAAGAAGGAGTTGGTCCGGCTGGTTTTCCTGCCCGTGCCCATGGAGGAGCTTTTCCCGGCCCTGCTGGACGGGCGGGGTGACATCGCGGCGGCGGCCCTGACCGTGACCGATACGCGCAGCCGGGAGGCGGCCTTTGCCGAGCCCTATCGCACCGGGGTCCGCGAGATCGTGGTCGGCGGCGTCCGGAGTCGGGCCGTGAACGAGCCCGGGGACCTGTCGGGCCGCAAGGTCTCCGTCCTGGGGGGATCGAGCTACGCCGAACACCTGGCCGAATTGAACGTGCGTCTCGGGGAACAGGGGCACGCGCCTGTGCGCATCAAGACAGCCGACCCGTACCTGGCCACCGAGGACCTCCTGGAAATGGCCGCCCGGGGCATGACCCCCTACACCGTGGCCGATCATTTCCTGGCCGAACTGTGGCAAAAGGTGTTCCCCAGGTTGCGGCTCTATTCCGACGCGACCCTCTCCCAGGGCGGCAAGCTGGCCTGGGCCGTGCGCAAGGACTGTCCCGAGCTGCGCCGGAGCCTGTCCGGGTTCGCGGCCACCGTGCGCGAAGGCACTCTGCTCGGGAACATGTTCTTCAAGCGGTATTACGAGAATGACGACTTCATCTCCGACCCGACCACCGAAGTGGAGATAGGCAAGCTCATGCCCATGGCCAAGCTCTTCCAGGAGTACGCCAAGCAGTATGATTTCGACTGGCTCAAGATCGCGGCCATGGCCTACCAGGAGTCGCGTTTCGACATGAACCGCAAGAGCTTGGCCGGGGCGGTGGGGGTCATGCAGATCAAGCCGTCCACGGCGGCGGGGCCCCCGGTGGGCATCGAGGACGTCCTCACCCTGGAGAACAATATCCACGCCGGGGTCAAGTACCTGCGGTTCCTGGTGGACAACTATTTTGCGGACGTGGCCCCGACGGCCCGGATGAACTTTGCCCTGGCCGCCTACAACGCAGGCCCCAACCGGATCATCCAGGTGCGCAAGCGGGCCGTGGAAATGGGGCTCGACCCCAAGCGCTGGTTCGGCAATTGCGAATGGGCCGCATTCGACCTCATCGGCCGGGAGACCACGGGCTACGTGGCCCACGTGCAGATGTACTACGCGGCCTACAAGGGGTCGGAGGAAATTCTGCTCAAGCGGCGCGGGGCCAGATAGCAGGGCGCATGACCAGAGCCCGGGCGGACCGGCCGTCCGGGAGCGGGAAACGGTGCCCGACCGAATCAGTACCTGCCGGGGCGGGGAGCGCGCGGCTTGGCTTCGTTGATCTTTAAGGGCCGTCCGGACATCGGGTGGCCGTCCAGGGCCTCGATGGCCGCGGCGGCGTCCGCGTCCTCCATCTCCACGAATCCGAAACCGCGGAAACGGCCGGTCTCATGGTCTTGAATGAGTTTCACGGAAGAGACGTTGCCATACGCGCCGAACAGGTCGCGGATGTCGTCCTCGGTGGCGCTGAAGGGGATGTTGCCGACGTAGATGCTTTTCATGAGATGAGGCTCCGACAGTAATGATCCTCTGGTGGCGGGAGAAGGATTCGAACCTTCGGGCTTCGGGCCATGCGCCCGACGAGCTGCCTGGCTGCTCTACCCCGCGACATTTCCGACTCCCGTTTGCCCGGTCCGCCGACACCACGAAGGCGGTCCTGAGGGTATGGGATTACTCAAGCCATTACGACGAGTTGCACTTTTCGTCAACCGGGGTGTGAAATTTATTGCGCCGGGAACGGGCCGGTCGGCGGGAAGCCAGTCCGGGCGCGGTTCTCCGGGCGCGGGCCGACCGTCCATTGTCCTTGAAAAAAGGCGTGAATTTCCTTACACCGTGTACATCCCGAAAACAGATTGGAGGGGAACAATGAAGATACTTGTTGTCGGTTCCGGAGGCCGGGAGCACGCCCTGTGCTGGAAACTCGCCCAGAACCCGAAGGTGGAAACCATCCTGTGCGCGCCGGGCAACGGCGGCACGGCCCGGGTGGGCAAGAATATTCCGGTCAAGGACGACGACATTCCGAGCCTGGTCGCCCTGGCCAGGGACCGCGAGGTG is part of the Desulfovibrio sp. Huiquan2017 genome and encodes:
- a CDS encoding SpoIIE family protein phosphatase, giving the protein MADPSSMSPQEMSAEIGRLRALLTQCRAGVADCGMAVELKDELLRETRETVGLVNVIVENSPAVVFRRRSDSPHQLVYISENLSRWGYSAAEFLSGGRIFEEIVHPDDRARVRDEIEECRKRNAEEYAQEYRIVTADGEIRWVSDKTSVVRDEAGRRIYNQGVLVDFTESKRAQEALAASEFKFRRTIEGAAEGYLLMDRDLVVREVNDAYCRMLGFDCEDLVGRRLRDFATLEYQRFLESNSEAPRDGAQRRFEGAMGHRDGHMVPVLVNANVLLDADGGFLGHVAFVADLTEQKKALNLAAEVQKGLLPRNAPRISGLDVAGRSVPSELTGGDYFDYFEEPDPDRPILSVTVGDISGHGVDAALLMTTARGFLRMRAGQPGNPGQIVTEMNRHLAEDLYGSGRFMTLFFLRLDPAGAKAQWVRAGHDPALIYCPVHDVFTVLGTDAGLPLGVLRDTRYREESGDLLPGQIIAIGTDGIWEARNADGEMFGKARFKAILRQQAGNDAQAILDAVFEAVRCFVGEAGVADDVTLVVIKYGGTS
- a CDS encoding transporter substrate-binding domain-containing protein, giving the protein MRWLSRVCVSVCLAVILSFSSAGAAELGLVGESWKGDLPQIIESHRAIRVLVVYNRTNFFMKEGVMRGLEADMMRAYEEHLAKVYKKELVRLVFLPVPMEELFPALLDGRGDIAAAALTVTDTRSREAAFAEPYRTGVREIVVGGVRSRAVNEPGDLSGRKVSVLGGSSYAEHLAELNVRLGEQGHAPVRIKTADPYLATEDLLEMAARGMTPYTVADHFLAELWQKVFPRLRLYSDATLSQGGKLAWAVRKDCPELRRSLSGFAATVREGTLLGNMFFKRYYENDDFISDPTTEVEIGKLMPMAKLFQEYAKQYDFDWLKIAAMAYQESRFDMNRKSLAGAVGVMQIKPSTAAGPPVGIEDVLTLENNIHAGVKYLRFLVDNYFADVAPTARMNFALAAYNAGPNRIIQVRKRAVEMGLDPKRWFGNCEWAAFDLIGRETTGYVAHVQMYYAAYKGSEEILLKRRGAR
- a CDS encoding RNA-binding protein, whose translation is MKSIYVGNIPFSATEDDIRDLFGAYGNVSSVKLIQDHETGRFRGFGFVEMEDADAAAAIEALDGHPMSGRPLKINEAKPRAPRPGRY